A window of the Dickeya dianthicola NCPPB 453 genome harbors these coding sequences:
- the atpH gene encoding F0F1 ATP synthase subunit delta, translated as MSEFVTVARPYAKAAFDFAVENQALDRWQQMLAFAAEVARNEHIAGMLAGAIAPQTMAQTFITVCGDQLDEAGQNLIRVMAENGRLPVLPEVLEQFVQLRAELESTVDVEVISAATLSEQQLSGITAAMEQRLSRKVKLNCKIDKSVMAGVVIRAGDMVIDGSIRGRLERLADVLQS; from the coding sequence ATGTCTGAATTTGTCACGGTAGCTCGCCCCTATGCCAAAGCAGCTTTTGACTTTGCCGTTGAAAACCAGGCGCTTGATCGCTGGCAGCAAATGCTGGCATTTGCTGCCGAAGTTGCGCGTAATGAACATATTGCCGGGATGCTTGCCGGAGCCATCGCTCCTCAGACTATGGCGCAAACGTTCATTACCGTGTGTGGTGATCAACTGGATGAAGCGGGCCAGAACCTGATCCGGGTGATGGCTGAAAACGGACGTTTGCCGGTGCTGCCTGAAGTGCTGGAACAGTTTGTTCAATTGCGCGCGGAGCTGGAATCGACCGTTGATGTAGAGGTGATTTCCGCCGCCACGTTGAGCGAGCAGCAGTTATCCGGGATAACCGCTGCAATGGAACAACGTCTGTCACGTAAAGTTAAGCTGAATTGCAAAATCGATAAGTCTGTTATGGCCGGCGTGGTGATCCGCGCGGGCGATATGGTGATAGACGGCAGTATTCGTGGTCGTCTGGAACGTCTGGCAGACGTCTTGCAGTCTTAA
- the atpF gene encoding F0F1 ATP synthase subunit B, whose protein sequence is MNLNATILGQAIAFVLFVWFCMKYVWPPIMAAIEKRQKEIADGLASAERAKKDLNLAQANATDQLKKAKAEAQVIIEQANKQRAQILDEVKAEAEVERNKIVAQAQAEIEAERKRAREELRKQVAILAIAGAEKIIERSVDEAANSDIVDKLVAEL, encoded by the coding sequence GTGAATCTTAACGCAACAATCCTCGGCCAGGCCATTGCGTTCGTCCTGTTTGTCTGGTTCTGCATGAAGTATGTATGGCCGCCGATTATGGCTGCCATTGAAAAGCGTCAGAAAGAAATTGCTGACGGTCTTGCTTCTGCTGAACGTGCCAAAAAAGATCTGAACTTAGCGCAGGCCAATGCGACCGACCAACTGAAGAAAGCCAAAGCGGAAGCTCAGGTGATCATCGAGCAGGCAAACAAACAGCGTGCTCAGATTCTGGACGAAGTGAAAGCGGAAGCAGAAGTGGAACGCAACAAAATCGTGGCGCAGGCGCAGGCTGAAATCGAAGCCGAACGCAAACGTGCCCGTGAAGAGTTGCGTAAGCAGGTTGCTATTCTGGCTATTGCCGGTGCCGAGAAAATTATTGAACGTTCCGTGGATGAAGCTGCCAACAGCGACATCGTTGATAAACTGGTCGCTGAACTGTAA
- the atpE gene encoding F0F1 ATP synthase subunit C, producing MENLSMDLLYMAAAVMMGLAAIGAAIGIGILGGKFLEGAARQPDLIPLLRTQFFIVMGLVDAIPMIAVGLGLYVMFAVA from the coding sequence ATGGAAAACCTGAGTATGGATCTGCTGTACATGGCTGCCGCTGTGATGATGGGCCTGGCGGCAATCGGTGCTGCAATCGGTATCGGCATTCTGGGTGGTAAATTTTTGGAAGGTGCTGCCCGCCAGCCTGACCTGATCCCGCTGCTGCGTACACAGTTCTTTATCGTTATGGGTCTGGTGGATGCTATCCCGATGATCGCGGTAGGTCTGGGTCTGTACGTGATGTTCGCAGTGGCCTAA